One window from the genome of Bacillus carboniphilus encodes:
- a CDS encoding dipeptide ABC transporter ATP-binding protein, with product MAKTGETLVELRNVKKHFVMKKGFFGKKNTVLKAVDDVSFTIKKGETFGLVGESGCGKSTIGRTLLKLYEPTAGEIVFDGEHVEHLKHKEMLPFRKKMQMIFQDPYASLDPRMTVGDIIGDPLDVHKILQGKDRVDRVHELIELVGLKRDHANRYPHEFSGGQRQRIGIARALAVEPEFIVCDEPISALDVSIQAQVVNMLEELQEKFGLTYLFISHDLSMVRHLSHQIGVMYLGSMVEVAAAHELYTNMQHPYTQALLSAATIPDPDLAEKTERIRLKGDVPSPMNPPSGCAFRTRCPLAFETCAHEKPQLKDIGNGHKVACHAVHH from the coding sequence ATGGCAAAGACAGGGGAGACATTAGTTGAGCTACGGAATGTAAAGAAGCATTTTGTCATGAAGAAAGGCTTCTTTGGTAAAAAAAATACCGTACTAAAAGCCGTCGATGATGTAAGTTTTACGATTAAAAAAGGGGAGACCTTTGGGCTTGTAGGGGAATCCGGTTGTGGAAAATCAACGATCGGAAGAACCCTCTTAAAGTTGTATGAGCCTACTGCTGGGGAGATTGTTTTTGATGGGGAGCATGTTGAACATTTGAAACATAAAGAGATGCTTCCTTTTCGTAAAAAAATGCAAATGATTTTTCAGGATCCTTATGCGTCCCTGGATCCTCGAATGACTGTTGGGGATATCATTGGGGATCCCTTGGATGTTCATAAAATTTTACAGGGGAAGGATCGGGTGGACCGTGTTCATGAGCTGATTGAGCTTGTTGGACTCAAGCGGGACCATGCGAACCGCTACCCACATGAATTCTCAGGTGGACAACGACAGCGTATTGGTATTGCGCGTGCCCTTGCGGTAGAGCCAGAGTTCATCGTTTGTGATGAGCCAATTTCAGCACTGGATGTTTCGATTCAGGCGCAAGTTGTGAACATGCTTGAGGAACTTCAAGAAAAGTTCGGATTAACCTATTTGTTCATTTCGCATGATTTATCGATGGTGAGGCACTTATCACATCAAATTGGGGTTATGTATTTGGGGTCGATGGTAGAAGTGGCAGCGGCCCATGAGCTGTATACAAACATGCAGCATCCGTATACTCAGGCTTTGCTGTCAGCTGCAACCATTCCAGATCCAGATTTGGCTGAGAAAACGGAGAGAATTCGTCTAAAAGGGGACGTTCCAAGTCCGATGAACCCACCAAGTGGCTGTGCGTTTCGTACGAGGTGTCCGCTGGCTTTCGAAACTTGTGCCCATGAAAAACCTCAACTGAAGGATATTGGGAATGGTCACAAGGTCGCCTGTCATGCTGTACATCATTGA
- a CDS encoding ABC transporter ATP-binding protein — protein MKLLQVKDLKTTFHIDAGQVQAVRGISFHIDKGESIGIVGESGSGKSVSMLSIMGLLPDNATVEAERMNFAGHNLLEIQHKEMRKLQGNDIGMIFQDPMTSLNPLFTIGDQIMEPIRIHLRLSKAEARKKAIEILKLVEIPSPESRLNQYPHEFSGGMRQRVMIAIALSCNPKLLIADEPTTALDVTIQAQILDLMKDLKSKLNTSIVMVTHDLGVVASMCSRIIVMYGGTIVEEGTTREVFYNPKHPYTWGLLRSVPKAPTGEKKKLVPIPGSPPDLLAPPKGCPFAARCEHAMRICEEIPPAQTQLSDTHQTACWLLHPKAPKVEKEVTV, from the coding sequence ATGAAACTACTTCAAGTGAAAGATTTAAAAACGACCTTCCATATAGATGCTGGGCAAGTTCAAGCCGTCCGAGGCATTTCCTTTCATATTGATAAAGGGGAATCGATTGGTATCGTAGGAGAGTCTGGCTCCGGAAAAAGTGTTTCCATGCTCTCCATCATGGGGCTACTCCCAGACAATGCCACAGTGGAAGCAGAGCGAATGAACTTTGCAGGCCATAATCTATTGGAAATCCAACATAAAGAAATGCGGAAGCTTCAAGGAAATGATATTGGAATGATTTTTCAGGACCCGATGACATCATTAAATCCGCTCTTCACAATCGGGGATCAAATCATGGAACCGATTCGGATTCACCTAAGATTATCGAAAGCCGAAGCAAGAAAAAAGGCAATTGAGATTTTGAAATTAGTAGAAATTCCGAGTCCAGAAAGCCGACTCAATCAGTATCCGCATGAGTTTTCAGGTGGGATGAGGCAAAGAGTCATGATTGCGATTGCGCTTTCCTGTAATCCCAAACTATTGATTGCAGATGAACCAACGACGGCACTGGATGTGACGATTCAAGCCCAAATTTTAGACTTGATGAAGGATTTAAAAAGCAAGCTGAATACCTCCATTGTTATGGTCACACATGATTTAGGTGTGGTAGCCAGCATGTGCAGCCGGATCATTGTGATGTATGGAGGAACCATTGTGGAGGAGGGCACGACTCGGGAGGTTTTTTATAACCCGAAGCATCCATACACGTGGGGACTACTTCGTTCAGTTCCAAAAGCACCAACAGGAGAAAAGAAAAAACTAGTTCCAATCCCGGGGAGTCCGCCAGATTTACTAGCCCCTCCAAAAGGATGTCCGTTTGCAGCAAGATGTGAGCATGCGATGAGAATCTGTGAAGAGATTCCACCAGCTCAAACACAGCTTTCGGATACCCACCAGACAGCCTGTTGGTTACTGCATCCGAAGGCTCCGAAAGTGGAGAAGGAGGTGACGGTGTAA
- a CDS encoding ABC transporter permease, whose amino-acid sequence MFEKLGSKMDLNSEYIARPSKSYWADAWSRFRKDPLAMFGLCVVILITLAAIFGPMFSEYTYDGQDIENGNQGPSAEHWFGTDKFGRDIFIRTLYGARISLTIGFVAAAINMVIGVIYGGISGFFGGRIDMIMMRIVDMLIGIPDLLYIILVMLFLGNSLQSIIIALCITSWIGTARIVRSQVITLKHQEYALAARCIGSSQFRILFKHLFPNSMGPIIVTVTFLVPSAIFAEAFLSFLGIGIQVPIASWGTLVNDAIPTIFTEPYQMLFPALAISITMFSLNFIGDGLRDALDPRLKK is encoded by the coding sequence ATGTTTGAGAAACTGGGTTCAAAAATGGACTTAAATAGTGAGTACATTGCTCGTCCCAGTAAATCGTACTGGGCGGATGCCTGGTCTCGTTTTCGAAAGGATCCTCTCGCCATGTTTGGTCTTTGCGTGGTGATTCTAATCACCCTTGCAGCCATTTTTGGTCCCATGTTTTCGGAGTATACATATGACGGTCAGGATATTGAAAATGGAAACCAGGGCCCTTCTGCTGAGCATTGGTTTGGAACGGATAAATTTGGACGAGATATATTCATTCGGACTTTGTACGGCGCACGTATCAGTTTAACCATTGGGTTTGTGGCTGCAGCCATTAACATGGTCATTGGTGTGATTTACGGAGGAATTTCTGGATTTTTTGGTGGACGAATCGACATGATCATGATGCGAATTGTCGATATGCTAATTGGAATCCCTGACCTGTTATACATCATCCTGGTGATGTTGTTCTTGGGTAACTCTCTTCAAAGTATCATTATTGCACTCTGTATTACATCGTGGATTGGAACCGCCCGGATAGTGCGGTCACAGGTGATTACACTGAAACATCAGGAGTATGCGCTCGCTGCACGTTGTATCGGTTCTTCTCAATTTAGAATTTTATTTAAGCATTTGTTCCCGAACAGTATGGGGCCGATTATCGTAACGGTTACATTCCTAGTGCCGTCCGCTATTTTTGCTGAAGCCTTTCTAAGCTTTCTTGGTATCGGGATTCAAGTTCCGATTGCAAGTTGGGGGACGCTTGTCAATGATGCGATACCAACTATTTTCACTGAACCGTATCAAATGTTGTTCCCGGCACTTGCTATTAGTATAACGATGTTTTCTCTTAATTTTATTGGCGATGGCCTACGTGATGCACTCGATCCGAGACTAAAGAAGTAA
- a CDS encoding ABC transporter permease, whose translation MGGYIVKRILAGLLTLFFLTTITFFLMHAVPGGPFSPSEQRNVPKSVLEKVEEKYGLNDPLHVQYFNYIKSIAQLDFGFSFKQQDLHVNDLIKQGFPVSAKVGLIAILVALLVGIPLGIISAVKRGKWPDWISMIIATIGISIPNFVIAVLLLFLFAVVLNLLPTFGLSSWKHYILPVAGLSFYPIAYIARLMRSSMLEVMRQDYIRTARAKGVHEMVVLGKHALKNAIIPVITYLGPLIAILLTGSFVIERIFSIPGIGRDFVTGISDRDYAVILAMTVFFGALIILANLIVDIFYAIIDRRVKIDE comes from the coding sequence GTGGGCGGTTACATCGTAAAGAGAATATTGGCTGGTTTGTTGACTTTGTTTTTTTTAACAACCATTACCTTTTTTTTAATGCATGCAGTTCCGGGAGGTCCATTTAGTCCTTCTGAACAACGGAATGTTCCGAAATCAGTGCTTGAGAAGGTTGAGGAAAAGTACGGGCTGAATGACCCTTTGCATGTTCAGTACTTCAATTACATAAAAAGTATTGCCCAATTAGATTTTGGATTTTCCTTTAAGCAGCAGGATCTTCACGTAAACGATTTAATTAAGCAAGGCTTTCCTGTGTCCGCCAAAGTGGGATTGATTGCAATCCTCGTTGCTTTATTAGTGGGGATTCCTCTTGGTATTATTTCTGCGGTCAAACGGGGGAAGTGGCCGGATTGGATATCGATGATTATAGCAACCATTGGGATATCGATCCCAAACTTTGTTATCGCGGTTCTCTTACTCTTTTTATTTGCAGTGGTGTTGAATCTATTACCAACTTTCGGTTTATCGAGCTGGAAGCATTACATTCTCCCGGTGGCAGGACTATCGTTTTACCCGATTGCTTACATTGCTCGGCTGATGCGTTCAAGCATGCTTGAGGTCATGCGCCAAGATTATATTCGAACAGCTAGAGCCAAAGGTGTGCACGAAATGGTCGTGCTCGGAAAACATGCTTTGAAGAATGCGATTATTCCGGTAATTACCTATTTAGGTCCGCTGATTGCCATTCTGTTAACGGGAAGCTTTGTAATCGAACGGATTTTTTCGATTCCTGGAATCGGAAGAGATTTCGTAACCGGAATTAGTGACCGAGATTATGCCGTCATTTTAGCGATGACTGTATTTTTTGGAGCCTTGATCATTTTAGCGAATCTCATTGTAGATATTTTCTACGCTATTATTGATCGGCGCGTAAAAATCGATGAGTAG
- a CDS encoding sulfite exporter TauE/SafE family protein, whose translation MIWILLFMIGLVGAMLGSLVGLGGGIIVVPALLFVGTYTNLLPEVTPQLAVGTSIIILIVTGLSSTLSYLKQKKVDYKAGLIFFIGSGPGAYVGALVNKSIDLNVFYVCFGAFIIFISIVLSVRKYLKPSQKQLGAVRTYVDPSGETHTYQFQPVIAVVISFFVGVLSGLFGIGGGSLMVPTMLILFRFPAQVAVATSMLMVFLSAIVGSAAHIQLGNVQWLWALALAPGAWIGAKLGAFLNHRLQVNTVILVLRILLVVVGVRLIFQGL comes from the coding sequence ATGATCTGGATTTTACTTTTCATGATTGGCTTAGTAGGAGCGATGCTGGGTAGCCTTGTGGGATTAGGCGGCGGAATCATTGTGGTACCGGCATTGTTATTCGTTGGTACATATACGAATCTGTTGCCAGAGGTGACACCACAATTGGCAGTGGGGACGTCTATTATCATCTTAATTGTCACCGGCTTATCTTCAACGCTGTCTTATCTAAAGCAGAAAAAGGTCGATTATAAAGCAGGTCTGATTTTCTTTATCGGAAGCGGTCCGGGGGCTTACGTAGGGGCTCTTGTGAATAAATCGATTGATTTGAATGTGTTTTACGTATGCTTTGGCGCATTTATTATTTTTATTTCTATCGTTCTAAGTGTTAGGAAGTACTTGAAGCCTAGTCAAAAGCAGTTAGGCGCGGTTCGGACTTATGTAGATCCTAGTGGAGAGACGCATACATATCAATTCCAACCCGTCATAGCGGTGGTCATTTCCTTTTTTGTCGGTGTACTATCCGGGTTATTCGGGATTGGGGGCGGTTCCTTGATGGTGCCAACGATGCTAATCCTATTCAGATTCCCAGCCCAAGTAGCCGTGGCAACCTCTATGCTTATGGTGTTCTTATCAGCCATTGTGGGTTCAGCAGCTCATATTCAATTAGGTAATGTCCAGTGGTTGTGGGCTCTGGCGCTGGCTCCAGGTGCGTGGATTGGGGCGAAGCTTGGTGCTTTCTTGAATCATAGGTTGCAGGTGAATACTGTAATTTTGGTACTACGAATCTTGTTAGTAGTTGTTGGGGTGAGGTTGATTTTTCAAGGGCTGTAG
- a CDS encoding GNAT family N-acetyltransferase produces MIYSKTAKTIETDRLLLRLFTESDAPEVTTLCNNYNLYKNTLYLPYPYSIEDALSWIKNHLDNFNSDKHYEFAITDKVSGKLYGAIALSNHPKFNNGELAYWVGEEYWGNGYATEASKAMLEFAFIEKHYHKVFARFFHTNPASGRVMEKIGMKKEGILRDHVMKENEYLDLVYYGILGHETT; encoded by the coding sequence ATGATTTACTCTAAAACAGCCAAAACCATAGAAACAGATAGACTCCTTTTACGACTATTTACAGAATCAGATGCACCAGAGGTTACTACGCTTTGTAATAATTACAACCTTTATAAGAACACTTTATATCTGCCCTATCCGTATTCCATTGAAGATGCCTTATCCTGGATAAAAAATCATCTTGATAACTTTAACAGTGATAAGCACTATGAGTTTGCAATTACCGATAAGGTTTCGGGAAAGTTATATGGAGCCATAGCATTGTCTAACCATCCAAAGTTTAATAATGGTGAGCTGGCTTATTGGGTCGGAGAGGAATATTGGGGGAATGGCTATGCTACCGAGGCAAGTAAAGCCATGCTCGAATTTGCCTTTATTGAAAAGCATTACCACAAAGTATTTGCTCGCTTCTTTCATACGAATCCGGCTTCCGGTAGGGTTATGGAGAAGATTGGGATGAAAAAAGAGGGAATTCTGAGAGATCATGTTATGAAGGAAAATGAATATCTGGACTTGGTTTATTATGGGATTCTGGGACATGAGACGACATAA
- a CDS encoding alpha/beta hydrolase has translation MLAHKVIKNSSTKEWVVFVHGLGGNHNIFYKQIDLFSNRFNVLLLDLPGHGDSGPTVGDHTLDQSGDGVSDLMDFLKIKSAHFVGVSLGTIVIQEFSLKYPEKVEKMILAGAVNEWKSWGLFLGKAALSFPLKHVIPYMLEYKLFANILMPKRNHKKSRDIFIREAQKLGKTDYLSWVNVGVQSAETYKKLDKSIPFKKLYISGDEDHMFLPSIQRYVEQEEHSELVVLESCGHVCNIERFEEFNRHSLSFLGEFVEKVS, from the coding sequence TTGCTAGCACATAAAGTCATCAAGAATTCGAGTACAAAAGAATGGGTTGTTTTTGTCCACGGTTTAGGTGGAAATCACAACATTTTTTATAAACAAATTGATTTATTTAGTAATAGATTTAATGTTTTGTTATTAGATTTACCTGGCCATGGAGATTCTGGGCCGACCGTTGGAGATCATACCCTAGATCAGAGTGGTGATGGGGTAAGTGATTTGATGGATTTTTTGAAAATCAAGAGTGCTCATTTTGTAGGTGTATCTCTTGGGACGATTGTGATTCAGGAGTTCTCTCTGAAATACCCTGAAAAAGTGGAGAAAATGATTTTGGCTGGAGCCGTTAATGAATGGAAAAGCTGGGGGTTGTTTTTAGGAAAGGCTGCCCTCTCCTTCCCATTGAAGCACGTGATTCCTTACATGCTGGAATATAAACTGTTCGCCAATATTTTAATGCCCAAACGAAATCATAAAAAGTCCAGGGATATTTTTATCCGCGAGGCTCAAAAGCTTGGTAAGACCGATTATTTGAGCTGGGTGAACGTTGGTGTTCAGTCTGCAGAAACGTATAAGAAGTTGGATAAGTCTATTCCTTTTAAAAAATTATATATTAGCGGAGATGAAGACCATATGTTTTTGCCCAGCATTCAAAGGTATGTTGAACAGGAAGAGCACTCGGAGTTAGTCGTTTTGGAGTCATGTGGGCATGTTTGTAATATTGAGCGGTTTGAGGAATTTAATAGACATAGTCTTTCCTTTTTAGGAGAGTTTGTTGAAAAAGTTAGTTAA
- a CDS encoding toast rack family protein has translation MGKLGKIFAGTALLALILTGCNVFSFGKASEESIEIEKDDAKELDVELKLGAGELNLSGGANQWLEGRIEDSKEPKVSYKLNGDKGKLTVAQKSKQGINFKDNEWDLQLTKDVPLSLKISTGAAETDLNLSGIQLTDLDIETGVGELNLDVSGDWKESFDINLETGVGQVTVILPSNVGVKVTSSKGIGSAEFKDLISQGNGVYVNEAYENSDIIITVNAEMGVGEVIFKVE, from the coding sequence ATGGGGAAATTAGGAAAAATTTTTGCAGGTACAGCTCTTTTAGCTTTAATCTTAACGGGGTGTAATGTTTTCAGCTTTGGAAAGGCAAGTGAAGAAAGTATAGAAATAGAAAAGGACGATGCGAAGGAGCTCGACGTTGAACTAAAACTGGGAGCGGGTGAGTTGAATCTCTCAGGTGGAGCTAATCAGTGGTTAGAGGGAAGGATAGAGGACTCGAAAGAACCAAAAGTCAGCTATAAGTTGAATGGGGATAAAGGGAAATTAACAGTCGCACAAAAATCCAAGCAAGGGATCAATTTTAAGGATAACGAATGGGACCTTCAACTGACAAAGGATGTACCCCTTTCGTTAAAAATAAGTACGGGAGCGGCCGAGACGGATCTAAACCTTTCTGGTATCCAGCTAACGGACTTAGACATAGAAACGGGTGTGGGTGAGCTCAATTTAGATGTAAGCGGGGACTGGAAAGAAAGCTTTGATATTAACCTAGAGACAGGTGTCGGGCAAGTAACAGTCATTCTTCCATCCAACGTTGGTGTTAAAGTAACCTCTAGTAAAGGCATTGGTAGTGCAGAATTCAAAGACCTCATTTCTCAAGGGAATGGAGTTTATGTAAATGAGGCATACGAAAATTCCGATATCATCATCACAGTCAATGCTGAAATGGGAGTGGGAGAAGTAATATTTAAAGTTGAATAG